The following are encoded together in the Flavobacterium sp. TR2 genome:
- a CDS encoding PAAR-like protein — MNNSIPYLVKKGDTLQSIASDLGIDNPRDLRHYHNMNAEIMDGIGPEPPVGKRLLTPPQDEIDAINKKNEEWQKTVTAFKEKEEQKKQEIEEREQQKQQEEEEKQKETEKNAHDNKYYVVHGAQCCCDKAENPKQTAKLLVTSHNKVIFNGGEGKFTATEIDKTFDPSEATFGKCTLKPSSAGNQPCALTPAPKWQKVYEKTSIKGNKILTEISTLQCTVGGKIEVVKSGQTDTIMKEHAENTNQVALALINPSIKMPALETAYPSVLNITLKSIKSTPNFKPVSSSDATRIEKVTIRQNEECSFLAKVKTGNVNLTSWVIYDGFTGDKDKRLFAEEQLGTSFKYTFLVLGKYRIEGYGKPKKEDFESGKHNKNYPECSIDIEVVLNKLDGTELVPIDGENFAKIIKGKMRLRQNFPASFKAKFLISPTDEELENLKMYITDASGNILKSTRIENTVSFTPTNSKAQYKITAVYKLENGETQTQSFAGETIANSVAEITHNAEVIRPGTPMNFAVKKSTFSFYVPDEQETISKEVQAVKWNLNGSLLGNGTSISISGHELMNLGKYVVEAYVTLANAYGQDAKHENDDWHFEVKENDVISFSYNGVPKVGKTTFLEADQLVFPDLNASEMVVWDTAIPHKVADKKTISIKPLKAGREIVKCRINRQPGKTLSIEVKQAKVLGILFTDSNGIEIEKSSWNQTVNIWVKQEHLIGEDLAIEIWDNDAFKDDYCKVITVKKYDGNLIPLVLDSYLKNKAGNWGMLYLQVGAPQLKLANENNIFKSKNHLEVEDKREIYSAQIGTQDGKERHYHVDYNQVSYFYGKSRGIKAGEKLKITIYEKSKMLFDVKDVTVDTSGKITATLKWGKINQKIPSRTVHAVVQDNENKILYEGNKVFNGGVHITKTSALLGLAEYKSAVLVKKSESSISKINNKNCACECEARVRAFIRMLRVKEGTRGIKGYTMLVGNSDFVKDYHKDMSTHPNIEIRINNTLSSTAAGAYQILYDTYKGLNGYYKDDQKVWHYVEKNNLAKLYNISNFNQESQDKYCVAILKHSYESNRRESFFWKTDKVTGVKSEIEERKKFRGLKGDIVQLIIDGNIEKAALISSLCWASLPNSPYGQQDSKYTFADVKRIYDEYLKEELAQKSDLHLKKGFLKEFKYTCCNKVENEKCPDDYSQCFNYADIWDNPEISSDNHGKNNNRYGLGTRGHKGVDILSGPNYKDVHSLLCGTVEKIVTSFRTNEYGFRKLGNVINIKSKDKDGKTVYLLYCHLDSVYVTEGQKVKHGQKIALSGSTGNASFSGLPNGQRGHGIEREFWHCHIEACSDGANAVTFFGKDRLNPENYMKTKFDNDGNKSN, encoded by the coding sequence ACGTGATTTACGTCACTACCACAATATGAATGCAGAAATAATGGACGGAATTGGTCCTGAACCTCCTGTAGGGAAAAGACTTTTAACGCCGCCTCAGGATGAGATTGATGCAATTAATAAAAAAAATGAAGAATGGCAGAAAACAGTAACAGCTTTTAAGGAAAAAGAAGAACAAAAAAAACAAGAGATAGAAGAAAGAGAACAGCAAAAACAGCAGGAAGAGGAAGAAAAACAAAAAGAGACTGAAAAAAATGCCCATGACAATAAATATTATGTAGTACATGGAGCCCAGTGTTGTTGTGATAAGGCAGAAAATCCAAAACAAACAGCAAAATTATTGGTTACTTCTCACAATAAAGTGATATTTAATGGTGGGGAAGGTAAATTTACTGCTACTGAGATTGATAAAACTTTTGACCCCTCGGAAGCAACTTTTGGCAAGTGTACCCTAAAACCATCTTCTGCGGGTAATCAGCCCTGCGCTCTGACTCCCGCACCCAAATGGCAGAAAGTTTATGAAAAAACAAGCATAAAAGGAAATAAAATACTTACAGAGATTTCTACCTTACAATGTACAGTAGGAGGTAAAATAGAAGTCGTAAAGTCGGGGCAGACTGATACGATTATGAAAGAGCACGCCGAGAATACAAACCAAGTAGCTCTTGCGCTTATAAACCCCAGTATAAAAATGCCAGCTTTAGAAACCGCTTACCCGAGCGTTTTGAATATTACATTAAAAAGTATTAAAAGTACACCCAATTTTAAGCCAGTATCATCAAGCGATGCAACAAGAATCGAAAAAGTCACAATACGCCAAAACGAAGAATGCAGTTTTTTGGCAAAAGTAAAAACAGGAAATGTTAACCTTACTTCATGGGTGATTTATGACGGCTTTACAGGAGACAAAGACAAACGGCTATTTGCAGAAGAACAATTGGGAACTAGCTTTAAATATACATTTTTGGTGTTAGGTAAATACCGCATCGAAGGCTACGGTAAACCCAAAAAAGAAGATTTTGAAAGCGGAAAACACAATAAAAACTACCCAGAATGTTCTATTGATATTGAAGTGGTTTTAAATAAATTGGATGGAACGGAGCTCGTACCAATTGACGGCGAAAATTTTGCTAAGATCATTAAAGGCAAAATGAGACTGAGACAAAACTTTCCTGCTAGTTTTAAAGCCAAATTTTTGATCTCTCCTACAGATGAGGAACTCGAAAATTTGAAGATGTATATTACAGATGCTTCGGGAAATATCTTAAAATCAACACGAATTGAGAATACGGTTTCTTTTACGCCCACAAATTCAAAAGCCCAGTACAAAATTACAGCGGTATATAAGCTAGAAAACGGTGAAACACAAACCCAAAGTTTTGCAGGAGAAACAATAGCCAATTCGGTAGCAGAAATAACACATAATGCTGAGGTTATAAGACCTGGTACTCCAATGAATTTTGCTGTAAAAAAGAGTACATTCAGTTTTTATGTGCCAGACGAACAAGAAACAATTTCTAAAGAAGTACAAGCTGTAAAATGGAACTTAAATGGGAGCTTATTAGGAAATGGTACAAGCATAAGCATATCGGGACATGAGCTCATGAACTTGGGCAAATATGTAGTAGAAGCGTATGTTACATTGGCAAATGCCTACGGACAAGATGCAAAACATGAAAATGACGACTGGCATTTCGAGGTAAAAGAAAATGATGTAATTTCTTTTAGCTACAACGGTGTTCCTAAAGTGGGTAAAACTACTTTTTTAGAAGCAGATCAATTAGTATTCCCAGATTTAAATGCAAGCGAAATGGTGGTTTGGGACACTGCAATACCGCATAAAGTTGCAGATAAAAAAACAATCTCGATAAAACCGCTCAAAGCTGGGAGAGAAATTGTAAAATGCCGTATAAACAGACAGCCAGGCAAAACATTAAGTATAGAAGTAAAACAGGCAAAAGTACTGGGAATTCTTTTTACAGACAGCAACGGTATCGAGATCGAAAAATCAAGCTGGAACCAAACAGTAAATATCTGGGTAAAACAAGAACATCTTATAGGTGAAGATCTTGCTATCGAGATTTGGGACAATGATGCCTTTAAAGATGATTACTGCAAAGTGATTACTGTAAAAAAATATGACGGAAACCTTATCCCGCTTGTGTTAGACAGTTATTTAAAAAACAAAGCAGGAAACTGGGGAATGTTATATTTGCAAGTTGGCGCACCGCAGTTAAAACTGGCAAATGAGAATAATATTTTTAAATCTAAAAATCATCTTGAAGTAGAGGACAAACGTGAAATTTACTCTGCCCAAATTGGTACGCAAGACGGTAAAGAAAGACATTATCATGTAGACTACAACCAAGTAAGTTATTTCTACGGCAAATCGAGAGGTATAAAAGCGGGGGAAAAACTAAAAATCACGATTTACGAAAAAAGTAAAATGCTTTTTGATGTTAAAGATGTTACAGTAGATACAAGTGGAAAAATAACAGCAACATTAAAATGGGGCAAAATAAATCAAAAAATACCGTCACGAACTGTTCATGCAGTGGTACAAGACAATGAAAATAAGATTTTGTACGAGGGCAATAAAGTTTTTAACGGAGGAGTGCATATTACAAAAACAAGTGCTTTGCTAGGTTTGGCAGAGTATAAGAGTGCGGTTTTGGTTAAGAAGTCTGAGAGCAGTATTTCTAAAATAAATAATAAAAACTGTGCTTGCGAATGTGAAGCAAGAGTTAGAGCATTTATAAGGATGTTGAGAGTTAAGGAAGGCACTAGAGGAATAAAAGGATACACTATGCTAGTAGGTAATAGTGATTTTGTAAAAGATTATCATAAAGATATGAGTACTCATCCTAATATAGAAATAAGAATTAATAATACCCTTTCGTCTACTGCAGCAGGAGCTTATCAGATTTTGTACGACACCTATAAAGGATTGAATGGATATTATAAGGACGATCAGAAAGTTTGGCATTATGTAGAAAAAAATAATCTTGCAAAATTGTATAATATTTCAAATTTTAATCAGGAATCTCAAGATAAATATTGCGTTGCAATTTTAAAACATAGTTACGAAAGTAATAGAAGAGAAAGTTTTTTTTGGAAAACAGACAAGGTTACAGGTGTAAAAAGTGAAATTGAAGAAAGGAAAAAATTTAGAGGTCTTAAAGGTGATATTGTTCAATTAATCATTGATGGAAACATAGAAAAAGCAGCTTTGATATCTAGTTTATGTTGGGCAAGTTTACCAAATTCCCCTTATGGTCAGCAAGATTCAAAATATACTTTTGCAGATGTAAAGAGAATTTATGATGAATATTTGAAGGAAGAATTAGCACAGAAAAGTGATTTGCACCTTAAAAAAGGTTTTTTAAAAGAATTCAAATATACTTGTTGTAATAAGGTTGAAAATGAAAAATGCCCAGATGATTATTCTCAATGTTTTAATTATGCAGACATTTGGGACAATCCAGAAATAAGTTCGGATAATCATGGTAAAAATAATAATCGATACGGTTTAGGAACAAGAGGACATAAAGGTGTTGATATCCTTTCGGGGCCTAATTATAAAGATGTTCATTCATTATTATGTGGCACAGTTGAAAAAATAGTGACTTCTTTTAGAACAAACGAATATGGATTCAGAAAATTAGGAAACGTTATAAATATTAAATCTAAAGATAAAGATGGTAAAACAGTGTATCTTCTTTATTGCCATTTGGATTCAGTTTATGTAACAGAAGGACAAAAAGTAAAACATGGTCAAAAAATTGCTTTATCAGGTTCAACAGGAAATGCTTCTTTTAGCGGATTGCCCAATGGACAAAGAGGACATGGAATTGAGAGAGAATTTTGGCATTGTCATATAGAAGCTTGTTCTGATGGGGCGAATGCAGTCACTTTTTTTGGAAAAGATAGGTTAAATCCAGAAAATTATATGAAAACTAAATTTGATAATGATGGAAATAAAAGTAATTAG